One genomic region from Streptomyces sp. NBC_00582 encodes:
- a CDS encoding family 43 glycosylhydrolase, with product MEGPYIVRHGRYYYLFASYDQCCAGVNSTYRIRAGRATKVTGPYVDSTGTPLLEGGGDLLLEGHGRSIGTGGESIFKDGGRDVLAYHYYDAADNGTPKLGLNTLSWTKNGWPTLF from the coding sequence GTGGAGGGCCCGTACATCGTCCGCCACGGCCGCTACTACTACCTCTTCGCCAGCTACGACCAGTGCTGCGCGGGAGTGAACTCGACGTACAGGATCAGGGCCGGCAGAGCGACGAAGGTGACGGGCCCGTACGTCGACAGCACCGGCACGCCCCTCCTGGAGGGCGGCGGCGACCTCCTCCTGGAGGGTCACGGCCGCTCCATCGGCACCGGCGGAGAGTCGATCTTCAAGGACGGGGGCAGAGATGTCCTGGCGTACCACTACTACGACGCAGCCGACAACGGCACCCCGAAGCTGGGGCTCAACACCTTGAGCTGGACCAAGAACGGCTGGCCAACGCTCTTTTAG
- the arfA gene encoding arabinosylfuranosidase ArfA, which translates to MRTARFTLDPAFTIGEVNPRLFGSFVEHLGRCVYTGIFEPDHPTADQDGIRQDVLGLVRELGVTAIRYPGGNFVSGYKWEDSVGPKEDRPRRLDLAWRSTETNRFGLSEYIAFLRKIGPQAEPMMAVNLGTRGVTEALELQEYANHPAGTALSDLRVTHGDKDPFGIRLWCLGNEMDGPWQTGHKTAEEYGRLAAETARAMRQMDPDVELVVCGSSSQSMPTFAEWEATVLAETYDLVDHVSLHAYYQPEDGDVDSFLASAVDMESFIENVVATADHVGARLKSTKKINLSFDEWNVWYISKWHEIENSGTRDWAEAPRLLEDNYSVLDAVVFGSLLIALLRHADRVTVACLAQLVNVIAPIMTEPGGPAWRQTTFFPFAQAARHGLGQVLDVRVVSPTYETKKYGETDLLHATAVRAEDGTVTVFAVNRGRTEALPLEVALNGLDVTSVVEHSALADADPDARNTLDEPERVAPHVVEGTKIEDGTLTAVLEPLSWNVIRLA; encoded by the coding sequence ATGCGCACCGCCCGCTTCACCCTCGACCCCGCCTTCACCATAGGCGAAGTCAACCCCCGCCTCTTCGGCTCCTTCGTCGAACACCTGGGCCGCTGCGTCTACACCGGCATCTTCGAACCGGACCACCCCACCGCGGACCAGGACGGCATCCGCCAGGACGTCCTGGGCCTCGTCCGTGAACTCGGCGTCACGGCGATCCGCTACCCCGGCGGCAACTTCGTCTCCGGCTACAAGTGGGAGGACTCGGTCGGCCCGAAGGAGGACCGCCCCCGCCGTCTCGACCTCGCCTGGCGCTCCACGGAGACCAACCGCTTCGGCCTCTCCGAGTACATCGCCTTCCTCCGCAAGATCGGCCCGCAGGCCGAACCGATGATGGCCGTCAACCTCGGCACCCGCGGCGTGACCGAGGCCCTCGAACTCCAGGAGTACGCCAACCACCCCGCCGGCACCGCCCTCTCCGACCTCCGGGTGACCCACGGCGACAAGGACCCCTTCGGCATCCGGCTGTGGTGCCTGGGCAACGAGATGGACGGGCCCTGGCAGACCGGCCACAAGACGGCGGAGGAGTACGGCCGCCTCGCCGCCGAGACGGCCCGGGCGATGCGCCAGATGGACCCGGATGTCGAGCTCGTCGTCTGCGGCTCCTCCAGCCAGTCCATGCCCACGTTCGCCGAGTGGGAGGCGACGGTCCTCGCCGAGACGTACGACCTCGTCGACCACGTCTCCCTGCACGCCTACTACCAGCCCGAGGACGGCGACGTCGACTCGTTCCTGGCCTCCGCCGTCGACATGGAGTCCTTCATCGAGAACGTGGTCGCCACCGCCGACCACGTGGGCGCGAGGCTCAAGTCCACGAAGAAGATCAACCTCTCCTTCGACGAGTGGAACGTCTGGTACATCTCGAAGTGGCACGAGATCGAGAACTCCGGCACGCGGGACTGGGCGGAGGCCCCCCGCCTCCTGGAGGACAACTACAGCGTCCTGGACGCGGTCGTCTTCGGCTCGCTCCTCATCGCCCTGCTCCGGCACGCGGACCGCGTCACCGTCGCCTGTCTCGCCCAGCTCGTCAACGTCATCGCCCCGATCATGACCGAGCCCGGCGGGCCGGCCTGGCGGCAGACGACGTTCTTCCCGTTCGCCCAGGCCGCCCGCCACGGCCTCGGCCAGGTCCTCGACGTACGGGTGGTCTCGCCGACCTACGAGACGAAGAAGTACGGCGAGACCGACCTGCTGCACGCGACGGCGGTCCGGGCCGAGGACGGCACGGTCACCGTCTTCGCCGTCAACCGGGGCCGCACCGAGGCGCTGCCCCTCGAGGTGGCGCTGAACGGCCTCGACGTCACCTCGGTCGTCGAGCACAGCGCGCTCGCGGACGCCGACCCGGACGCCCGCAACACGCTCGACGAACCGGAGCGGGTGGCTCCGCACGTCGTGGAGGGCACGAAGATCGAGGACGGCACCCTCACCGCCGTACTCGAGCCGCTCTCCTGGAACGTCATCCGGCTGGCCTGA
- a CDS encoding RrF2 family transcriptional regulator produces the protein MRISARADYAVRAVLELAVRQGGDPVKAETVAAAQDIPHKFLEGILGDLRRAGVVDSRRGGGGGYRLARDAASITVADVIRAVDGPIVSVRGERPTGLTYTGSAEPLLPLWIALRANVRRILEGVTVADIAADALPDPVKELAAEPAAWENP, from the coding sequence ATGAGGATCTCGGCACGGGCGGACTACGCGGTACGGGCGGTACTGGAGCTCGCCGTACGGCAGGGCGGTGACCCGGTGAAGGCGGAGACGGTCGCCGCCGCGCAGGACATTCCGCACAAGTTCCTGGAAGGGATCCTCGGCGACCTCCGCCGGGCCGGTGTGGTCGACAGCCGGCGCGGCGGAGGGGGCGGCTACCGTCTGGCCCGCGACGCCGCGTCGATCACCGTGGCGGACGTGATCAGGGCGGTCGACGGCCCGATCGTCTCCGTCCGGGGGGAACGCCCCACCGGTCTCACCTACACGGGCTCGGCCGAGCCCCTGCTCCCGCTGTGGATCGCGCTGCGGGCGAACGTGCGCCGGATCCTGGAGGGGGTCACGGTCGCGGACATCGCGGCGGACGCGCTCCCGGATCCCGTGAAGGAACTGGCGGCGGAACCGGCCGCCTGGGAGAACCCGTAG
- a CDS encoding intradiol ring-cleavage dioxygenase produces the protein MTGNNEHHEILDSNDNHDTQQPGRHRLDKSMKRRRVLIGGSAVAAAGGLAIAGMASADTTTSESGSSAAAAKASTSSSAASGVCTLNAEVTEGPYSLEGALVREDIREDKEGFEVQYTFTVVDQANDCAPLADALVEIWHCDALGEYSGFVGGNGHKEEDNGTFLRGGQMTDENGQCSITSIWPGHYVSRAVHVHMRVHTDVTLTDDSYTGGDVIHTGQLFFDPDINEEIQATSPYSANTTKETALADDSIYDDGGASSGLLTLTALGSSVSDGYKATLTVGVNSA, from the coding sequence ATGACGGGAAACAACGAGCACCACGAGATCCTCGACAGCAACGACAACCACGACACCCAGCAGCCCGGGAGGCACCGGCTCGACAAGAGCATGAAGCGCCGCCGCGTTCTGATCGGCGGCAGCGCGGTCGCCGCCGCCGGCGGACTCGCGATCGCCGGCATGGCCTCGGCCGACACCACCACCAGCGAGTCGGGCTCCTCGGCCGCCGCGGCCAAGGCCTCCACCTCCTCCTCCGCCGCCTCCGGCGTCTGCACCCTGAACGCCGAGGTCACCGAAGGTCCCTACTCCCTGGAGGGCGCCCTCGTGCGCGAGGACATCCGGGAGGACAAGGAGGGCTTCGAGGTCCAGTACACCTTCACCGTCGTCGACCAGGCCAACGACTGCGCGCCGCTCGCGGACGCCCTCGTGGAGATCTGGCACTGCGACGCCCTCGGCGAGTACTCCGGTTTCGTCGGCGGCAACGGCCACAAGGAGGAGGACAACGGCACCTTCCTGCGCGGGGGTCAGATGACCGACGAGAACGGCCAGTGCAGCATCACCTCGATCTGGCCCGGCCACTACGTCTCCCGCGCGGTGCACGTCCATATGCGAGTGCACACGGACGTGACGCTCACCGACGACTCGTACACCGGCGGCGACGTCATCCACACCGGGCAGCTGTTCTTCGACCCGGACATCAACGAGGAGATCCAGGCGACCTCGCCGTACTCCGCGAACACCACCAAGGAGACCGCTCTCGCCGACGACAGCATCTACGACGACGGAGGCGCCTCCTCGGGCCTGCTGACCCTGACCGCTCTCGGGTCCAGCGTCTCCGACGGCTACAAGGCCACCCTCACCGTGGGCGTCAACTCCGCCTGA
- a CDS encoding macro domain-containing protein codes for MTENRVQPPLEVVLTDVNAKVVDAWRAAFADTPEIVIRKGSILEVTADAWVSPTNARGLMNGGVDAVVKRHLGAGIQLRVQRAIRDGFGGRLPVGSAVCVPSGATNPKFLISTPTMEQSSQNVSATLNVALACAAAFQAIHRKNDETPGAIGSVALVGLGAQTGRVPARVCANLMWTGYTLFNDHRFEDYDDLRATIVAQLDDIESAPAEQRVRIAPPKRTTSRH; via the coding sequence ATGACCGAGAACCGTGTGCAGCCGCCGCTCGAGGTGGTCCTGACCGACGTCAACGCCAAGGTGGTCGACGCCTGGCGGGCGGCCTTCGCCGACACACCGGAGATCGTGATCCGCAAGGGCTCGATCCTCGAGGTGACCGCCGACGCCTGGGTCAGCCCGACCAACGCGCGCGGGCTGATGAACGGCGGGGTGGACGCCGTCGTCAAGCGCCACCTCGGCGCGGGCATCCAGCTCCGTGTCCAGCGGGCGATCCGCGACGGGTTCGGCGGACGGCTGCCGGTGGGCAGCGCGGTGTGCGTGCCCTCGGGGGCGACGAACCCGAAGTTCCTGATCTCGACGCCGACGATGGAGCAGTCCTCGCAGAACGTGAGCGCGACGCTGAACGTGGCCCTGGCCTGCGCCGCCGCGTTCCAGGCGATCCACCGGAAGAACGACGAGACGCCCGGCGCCATCGGGTCGGTGGCCCTGGTCGGCCTGGGCGCGCAGACCGGACGGGTGCCGGCCCGGGTGTGCGCCAACCTGATGTGGACGGGCTACACGCTCTTCAACGACCACCGCTTCGAGGACTACGACGACCTGCGCGCCACGATCGTCGCCCAACTCGACGACATCGAGAGCGCGCCCGCCGAGCAGCGGGTCCGCATAGCGCCGCCGAAGCGGACGACCTCCCGCCACTGA
- a CDS encoding ADP-ribosyltransferase domain-containing protein, which translates to MIDANASAQPDPNDPLALAELFQGGGEPWLPLLKPVIEAQPGAASFIGPGRGPDVVPVRELTFQALKPNPPHKWKVVVFGQNPYPRPESATGIAMFDNTFHDWKDSQFGRVVSIRCLIKAAAMWKYGIPKKTPIADVRALLRKQDTVQPPEWFQAMLTQGVLLLNAALTASSDGPRGSDPHTAFWRPVAERIVEEILKAKQDAEDEEDRGVVFAWWGAHARSLKSVVQRLQKKYPDVEVRHLDHCNPAAQGDIFCDGDHFTLVNDALAAVGAEPVDWLPSSGWDQRAGEAGGADDGVAARMGAFITSTMELHQLYLERLSSVKDEGLVLPEITGVFDTPLLAFPDAVGPVAGLLRGLDRHVQRSHDFGKRLADQQAGSLSADAVAALYLYTCESAFYREINAVLRHPDRSKLAPYLPYLRLLFSAVSGLPVRTEPLWRGVPLDLRAQYPVGRTVTWWGVSSCTSELGVARAFLGGRGKRTLFEVRPARAVGIRRFSAFTGEEEFILLPGTQLKVTEVTTERGGLCTVRLTESEERPLVS; encoded by the coding sequence ATGATCGACGCCAACGCCTCCGCGCAGCCCGACCCGAACGACCCGCTGGCCCTCGCCGAACTGTTCCAGGGCGGCGGTGAACCGTGGCTTCCGCTGCTCAAGCCCGTCATCGAGGCCCAGCCGGGCGCCGCCTCGTTCATCGGCCCGGGCCGCGGCCCGGACGTGGTCCCGGTCCGTGAACTCACCTTCCAGGCGCTCAAGCCGAACCCGCCGCACAAGTGGAAGGTCGTCGTCTTCGGGCAGAACCCGTATCCGCGCCCGGAGAGCGCCACCGGCATCGCGATGTTCGACAACACCTTCCACGACTGGAAGGACAGCCAGTTCGGCCGCGTCGTCAGCATCCGCTGTCTCATCAAGGCGGCGGCGATGTGGAAGTACGGCATCCCGAAGAAGACGCCGATAGCCGACGTCCGCGCGCTGCTGAGGAAGCAGGACACCGTCCAGCCGCCGGAGTGGTTCCAGGCGATGCTCACCCAGGGCGTCCTCCTGCTGAACGCGGCCCTCACCGCGAGCAGCGACGGTCCGCGAGGGTCCGATCCGCACACCGCGTTCTGGCGTCCGGTCGCCGAGCGGATCGTCGAGGAGATCCTCAAGGCCAAGCAGGACGCCGAGGACGAGGAGGACCGCGGTGTCGTCTTCGCCTGGTGGGGAGCGCACGCCCGCAGTCTGAAGTCGGTCGTCCAGCGGCTTCAGAAGAAGTACCCGGACGTCGAGGTCCGGCACCTCGACCACTGCAATCCCGCCGCCCAGGGCGACATCTTCTGCGACGGCGACCACTTCACCCTGGTCAACGACGCCCTCGCCGCGGTGGGCGCGGAGCCGGTCGACTGGCTGCCGAGCAGCGGGTGGGATCAGCGGGCGGGGGAGGCCGGCGGGGCCGACGACGGTGTGGCCGCCCGCATGGGCGCGTTCATCACCTCCACCATGGAGCTGCATCAGCTCTATCTGGAGCGGCTCTCCAGCGTCAAGGACGAGGGCCTCGTCCTCCCCGAGATCACCGGGGTGTTCGACACCCCGCTGCTGGCCTTCCCGGACGCCGTCGGCCCCGTCGCCGGCCTGCTGCGCGGCCTCGACCGGCACGTCCAGCGCTCGCACGACTTCGGCAAGCGGCTCGCGGACCAGCAGGCGGGGAGCCTGTCCGCCGACGCGGTCGCCGCGCTCTACCTCTACACCTGCGAGTCGGCGTTCTACCGGGAGATCAACGCCGTTCTGCGCCACCCCGACCGGTCGAAACTGGCCCCTTACCTGCCGTATCTGCGGCTGCTGTTCTCGGCGGTGTCGGGGCTGCCGGTCCGTACCGAGCCGCTGTGGCGCGGTGTGCCGCTGGACCTGCGCGCGCAGTACCCGGTCGGACGGACCGTCACCTGGTGGGGCGTGTCGTCCTGCACCTCCGAACTCGGCGTCGCCCGCGCCTTCCTGGGCGGCCGCGGCAAGCGGACGCTCTTCGAGGTGCGGCCCGCGCGGGCCGTCGGCATCCGTCGGTTCTCCGCGTTCACCGGCGAGGAGGAGTTCATCCTGCTGCCCGGCACCCAGCTGAAGGTGACCGAGGTGACGACCGAGCGCGGCGGCCTGTGCACCGTACGGCTGACCGAGTCGGAGGAGCGGCCCCTCGTCTCCTGA
- a CDS encoding DUF4360 domain-containing protein — MASGLLLGGAVAALVTAAMPAPHPGGIADPPPDKIVIDVATVNGSGCRPGSAAVAVSEDNTAFTVTYSEYLAQVGGNSDPTAFRKNCQLSLIVHVPQGFTYAIAQADYRGFASLQSGANAVQRSSYYFQGSSQTVFKNHTFNGALNDNWQATDITDWANLVYAPCGVQRNFNINTELRVNAGSSSPSKVSFMTMDSTDGDINTVYHMAWKECPAK; from the coding sequence ATGGCAAGTGGACTGCTCCTGGGCGGCGCCGTCGCCGCCCTCGTCACCGCGGCGATGCCCGCGCCCCACCCGGGCGGGATCGCCGACCCGCCCCCCGACAAGATCGTCATCGATGTCGCCACGGTCAACGGCTCGGGCTGCCGCCCCGGTTCGGCGGCCGTCGCCGTGTCCGAGGACAACACCGCCTTCACGGTGACCTACAGCGAGTACCTCGCCCAGGTCGGCGGCAACTCCGACCCGACCGCGTTCCGCAAGAACTGCCAGCTCAGCCTGATCGTCCATGTCCCGCAGGGCTTCACGTACGCCATCGCCCAGGCGGACTACCGCGGCTTCGCCTCGCTCCAGTCCGGTGCCAACGCCGTGCAGCGGTCGTCGTACTACTTCCAGGGCTCGTCGCAGACGGTGTTCAAGAACCACACCTTCAACGGCGCGCTCAACGACAACTGGCAGGCGACCGACATCACGGACTGGGCGAACCTCGTCTACGCCCCGTGCGGCGTGCAGCGCAACTTCAACATCAACACCGAGCTGCGCGTGAACGCGGGCAGTTCCTCGCCGTCCAAGGTCAGCTTCATGACGATGGACTCGACCGACGGCGACATCAACACCGTCTACCACATGGCGTGGAAGGAGTGCCCCGCCAAGTGA
- a CDS encoding DUF397 domain-containing protein — protein sequence MNASELAWFKSSYSSSGDGDCVEVAPLPHRIHVRDSKDKSGPHLTLSPTAWAEFVAHAGR from the coding sequence ATGAACGCGTCCGAACTGGCCTGGTTCAAGAGCAGCTACAGCAGCAGCGGCGACGGAGACTGCGTCGAGGTCGCCCCCCTCCCCCACCGGATCCACGTCCGCGACTCCAAGGACAAGTCCGGTCCCCACCTCACCCTCTCCCCCACCGCGTGGGCCGAGTTCGTGGCCCACGCGGGGAGGTGA
- a CDS encoding helix-turn-helix domain-containing protein, whose amino-acid sequence MGVESGEPESSDSLRTFGAVVQGLREHHGLSREELGDVVGFSKHTVASVELGRRMPDEEFVEAAELALGNTGALRRAAGFVERQTGLAAWFQRWARLETTAITLYVYESRMVPGLLQTEAYARHLFTEKLPPLADEQIEANWAARAKRQLLLRERPNTKFGFILEEHALRRRTGGAEVAREAIDHLLAMSDRRNLDIQIMPMVCESHPGLGGPLQLLETPNHKWFAYCEGQRGGLLVSEPKEVSILHMRYARMLSQALRPDESRSLLRQIRGDL is encoded by the coding sequence ATGGGGGTCGAGAGCGGTGAGCCGGAGTCCTCGGACAGTCTGCGGACGTTCGGGGCGGTCGTCCAGGGCCTGCGGGAGCACCACGGGCTGAGCAGGGAGGAACTCGGCGACGTCGTGGGCTTCTCCAAACACACCGTGGCCTCCGTGGAGCTGGGGAGGCGGATGCCGGACGAGGAGTTCGTGGAGGCGGCGGAGCTGGCGTTGGGGAACACGGGGGCGTTGAGGCGGGCGGCGGGGTTCGTCGAACGGCAGACCGGGTTGGCGGCCTGGTTCCAGCGGTGGGCTCGGTTGGAGACGACGGCGATCACGCTGTACGTGTACGAGTCGCGGATGGTTCCGGGGTTGTTGCAGACGGAGGCGTACGCGCGGCATCTGTTCACCGAGAAACTGCCACCCCTGGCCGACGAGCAGATCGAAGCCAACTGGGCAGCACGGGCCAAACGTCAACTGCTGCTCCGGGAGCGGCCGAACACCAAGTTCGGTTTCATCCTCGAAGAGCACGCACTACGGCGGCGGACCGGCGGTGCGGAGGTCGCTCGCGAGGCCATCGATCACCTGTTGGCGATGAGCGACCGACGGAACCTCGACATCCAGATCATGCCGATGGTCTGCGAGTCGCACCCCGGGCTCGGCGGCCCGCTCCAGCTACTGGAGACGCCGAATCACAAGTGGTTCGCATACTGCGAGGGCCAGCGGGGTGGCCTGCTGGTCTCCGAACCGAAAGAGGTCAGCATCCTCCACATGCGCTATGCCAGGATGCTTTCACAGGCTCTCCGACCGGATGAATCCAGGAGCCTGTTGCGGCAGATCCGAGGAGACCTATGA
- a CDS encoding ATP-binding protein, with protein sequence MTVRPTPQYPLTVRVFTQRFSATPRGARLARRLALHQLDTWGIPHGTEASDTVALIVAELSANAVTHGRVPGRDFELCLSLVTGSVRVEVSDTRAGVRPPGPRAVRAPGPLDDAGRGLYLVDALAARWEVVDREPPPGKTVRAEVDVLNWLSLARRTSHRPVGQDAPATGGETGSV encoded by the coding sequence ATGACAGTCCGCCCCACCCCCCAATACCCGCTCACCGTACGTGTGTTCACCCAGCGCTTCAGTGCGACGCCCCGGGGTGCCCGCCTGGCGAGGCGCCTCGCGCTGCACCAGCTCGACACCTGGGGGATCCCGCACGGAACCGAGGCTTCCGACACGGTTGCGCTGATCGTCGCCGAGCTGAGCGCGAACGCCGTGACCCACGGCCGCGTACCCGGCCGGGACTTCGAGCTGTGCCTCTCCCTCGTGACCGGAAGCGTCCGAGTCGAGGTCAGCGACACGCGTGCCGGGGTCCGTCCGCCCGGCCCCCGGGCCGTGCGCGCCCCGGGTCCGCTCGACGACGCCGGGCGCGGGCTGTACCTCGTGGACGCCCTCGCCGCCCGGTGGGAGGTGGTGGACCGGGAGCCCCCGCCCGGAAAGACCGTGCGCGCCGAGGTGGACGTCCTCAACTGGCTCTCCCTGGCCAGGCGGACGTCGCACCGCCCGGTGGGTCAGGACGCTCCCGCTACAGGTGGAGAAACGGGGAGCGTATGA